In one window of Pseudomonas benzenivorans DNA:
- a CDS encoding helicase HerA-like domain-containing protein: MSVSDQFVFGADQGGQPVGQPLRLANRHGLVAGATGTGKTVTLQRLIEGFSDAGVAVFAADVKGDLCGLGAAGAPQGKVAERIASMPWLAHRPTAYPLTLWDVHGRSGHPLRTTLSEMGPLLLGALLELSDSQQAALYAAFKVADREGLLLLDLKDLKALLAHLKAHPQVLGDDGALFTQASAQALLRRLASLEQQGGEALFGEPALQLEDLLHPDRDGRGRIHLLDASRLVHEAPKVYATFLLWLLAELFEQLPERGDADKPVLALFFDEAHLLFADTPKALQERLEQVVRLIRSKGVGVYFVTQSPGDLPDDVLAQLGLRIQHGLRAFTAREQKALRAVADGFRPNPAFDTLSLLTELGIGEALVGTLEDKGTPAMVRRVAIAPPQSRIGPLSEAERAALVRHSSLAGRYDQAIDRESAYELLSARAAAASAEAERAAQAKAGASTAGAPAAGIGSMAGDLLGSLASQAMKSAVRQVANQIGRQLVRGLMGSLLGGKRR, encoded by the coding sequence ATGTCTGTATCAGACCAGTTCGTTTTCGGCGCCGACCAGGGCGGTCAGCCCGTAGGTCAGCCCCTGCGCCTGGCCAATCGCCACGGCCTGGTGGCGGGGGCCACCGGCACCGGCAAGACGGTGACCCTGCAACGCCTGATCGAGGGTTTCAGCGATGCCGGCGTGGCGGTGTTCGCCGCCGATGTGAAGGGCGATCTCTGTGGCCTGGGCGCGGCCGGAGCGCCCCAGGGCAAGGTGGCCGAGCGCATCGCCAGCATGCCGTGGCTGGCCCACCGGCCGACGGCCTATCCGTTGACGCTGTGGGACGTGCATGGCCGCAGCGGCCATCCGTTGCGCACCACCCTCAGCGAGATGGGGCCGCTGCTGCTCGGTGCCTTGCTCGAGCTCAGCGACAGCCAGCAGGCGGCGCTCTATGCCGCCTTCAAGGTGGCCGATCGCGAGGGCCTGCTGCTGCTCGACCTGAAGGATCTGAAGGCGCTGCTCGCGCACCTCAAGGCGCACCCGCAGGTGCTCGGCGATGACGGCGCGCTGTTCACCCAGGCCTCGGCGCAGGCCCTGCTGCGGCGCCTGGCGAGCCTGGAGCAGCAAGGGGGCGAGGCGCTGTTCGGCGAGCCGGCCCTGCAGCTGGAGGACCTGCTGCATCCTGATCGCGACGGTCGCGGGCGCATTCACCTGCTCGATGCCAGTCGCCTGGTGCATGAGGCGCCCAAGGTCTATGCGACCTTCCTGCTGTGGCTGCTGGCCGAGCTGTTCGAACAGCTGCCCGAGCGCGGCGATGCCGACAAGCCGGTGTTGGCGCTGTTCTTCGACGAGGCGCACCTGCTCTTCGCCGATACCCCCAAGGCCTTGCAGGAGCGTCTGGAGCAGGTGGTGCGGCTGATCCGCTCGAAAGGCGTCGGGGTGTACTTCGTCACCCAGTCGCCCGGCGACCTGCCGGACGACGTGCTGGCCCAGCTCGGCCTGCGCATCCAGCATGGCCTGCGCGCCTTCACCGCCCGGGAGCAGAAGGCCCTGCGCGCGGTAGCCGATGGTTTCCGGCCCAACCCGGCGTTCGACACCCTGAGCCTGCTGACCGAGCTGGGCATCGGCGAGGCCCTGGTCGGCACCCTGGAGGACAAGGGCACCCCGGCCATGGTCCGGCGGGTGGCCATTGCGCCGCCGCAGTCGCGGATCGGGCCGCTGAGCGAGGCCGAGCGCGCGGCCCTGGTGCGCCACTCGTCCCTGGCCGGCCGTTATGACCAGGCCATCGACCGCGAATCCGCCTACGAACTGCTCAGTGCGCGCGCCGCTGCCGCCAGTGCCGAGGCCGAGCGGGCCGCGCAGGCCAAGGCCGGAGCCTCTACCGCCGGGGCGCCGGCCGCCGGCATCGGCAGTATGGCGGGCGATCTGCTCGGCAGCCTGGCCAGCCAGGCCATGAAGAGCGCAGTGCGCCAGGTCGCCAACCAGATAGGTCGGCAGCTGGTGCGGGGGCTGATGGGCTCGTTGCTGGGCGG